A region of Moorena producens PAL-8-15-08-1 DNA encodes the following proteins:
- a CDS encoding filamentous hemagglutinin N-terminal domain-containing protein, which produces MAVGACLELRVICLTTCLVWGFSAPVLADITPDESLGNEGSRVTPNVQVKGSLADLIEGGATRGENLFHSFADFNVGELQRVYFANPSGIENILTRVTGSNLSNIQGTLGVDGAANLFLLNTNGIVFGAKARLDVAGSFFASTANSLVFGDGQEFSATSYQAPPLLTINITPGLQYGKYDPRSTITNAGNLAVGQDLTLAAGNLDLQGQLEAGRNLTLFGQDRVTIRDSVAQPFIAYSGGLLLIQGNQSINIAAHNHVLSGLFAGSDLQLRTHNPVTGNAHYTAGGSVSIEQLDGLPGNLVSTDDPIILTNGDVSLGNYTGASLHILAGGSVRLGDVEINSTDTADNAISPNNSNPFLASLANVTLSDQAGTSVVIDGSNKPTLDIRAGIDWTLLGGFPGNTDSSNLGSNFETAATGADITIGDISINAPNGLVLLTNQYQANPSLVSETLKISSLLTGDGTIANDNGTVDKTNQRFSGNGGEVFIDYRGGIEISDSAKPTLRDRIDASSASGKAGDITVVTNDELSLDNSFIISNTFGTEKGGDITIDTGSLFARNGAQIETSTFGQADAGKVTIIADDTVTFEGNSDNPNTTTGIVNNIEKDAIGNSGGISITTGSLFMNDASLQSRIKGQGNGGDVTIIADDQVIVDKNNNSIVTKVDFSVIGSAGDISIDAESVTIKNGARLVADTLGQGNSGNISVTARDTVTIDGVASNDRVASGLRSRVGQDKVDQNDSNQSQAEGGRGNITIKAKSVFVTNGGQLSTDINDQGNPDKTDENGANISIIAEDEVIFDGGATNENGNSFSSIIFTRVTAEAEGNGGKVLIKAGSVSFTNGALIISETKGRGNGGDVEIIARDRVLFDGIRELSPVNRSVNSGIVSDVQAQGKGDAGDIRITVTEGSLAITEGARLASVTKGKGDGGDVIITVRDQFLIDGVDIKDRSSRILTGVNPQSTGGNGGKIEIEAKSISVTDSARLNASTKGNGRGGDIILTANTLTVNDGLIASAAEEKATGQAGKITIDTDSLKVEDGGKITVRSEKGIAGNLEITANSLLLNGGKLLAETQLNRGEEGANITLNVSDWIVMLNESLISAEALDEATGGNIDIDTNLLIAFPPTGPNGSDIIAKAEDGQGGEITIDAEDVRLIEERRAMPGNGTNDIDASSDSGTQGIVTINTGNIDPSRGLNQLPINLTDPSSLIVASCPRSGKISVDELGEFIVTGRGGIPASPFDPIIGQTIIADWVTLDDQTLTEIDHNLDNNQTLAPSTEKNSKPKRIVEAQGWMTGPDGTIILTSFPTDTTSPPKPWYHYFSCRDLN; this is translated from the coding sequence ATGGCTGTTGGTGCATGTTTAGAATTAAGGGTAATTTGCCTAACCACATGTTTGGTTTGGGGTTTTTCTGCTCCAGTTTTAGCTGACATTACTCCCGATGAGAGCTTGGGAAATGAAGGGTCAAGGGTAACTCCTAATGTACAGGTCAAGGGGTCGCTGGCAGATTTAATTGAAGGTGGAGCAACTCGTGGGGAGAATTTGTTCCATAGTTTTGCTGACTTTAATGTAGGAGAACTGCAACGGGTTTATTTTGCTAATCCCTCTGGGATTGAGAATATTTTAACACGAGTAACCGGCAGTAATCTATCGAATATTCAAGGCACTTTGGGAGTAGATGGTGCAGCGAATTTGTTTTTGCTAAATACCAATGGGATTGTGTTTGGAGCCAAGGCGAGATTAGATGTAGCTGGTTCGTTTTTCGCCTCTACTGCCAATAGTTTGGTGTTTGGTGATGGGCAGGAGTTTAGTGCCACATCCTATCAAGCCCCGCCACTGTTAACGATTAATATCACCCCAGGATTGCAGTATGGCAAATATGACCCCAGGAGCACAATTACCAATGCTGGGAATTTAGCAGTAGGACAAGATTTAACCCTAGCCGCTGGCAACTTGGATTTACAGGGTCAACTGGAGGCTGGGAGGAATTTGACTCTGTTCGGACAAGATAGAGTCACGATTAGAGATAGTGTAGCGCAACCCTTTATCGCGTACTCTGGTGGCTTGCTGCTAATTCAGGGGAATCAGTCAATTAATATTGCAGCCCATAACCATGTCCTAAGTGGTTTATTTGCTGGTTCTGATTTACAGTTGCGTACGCATAATCCGGTAACCGGGAATGCTCACTATACCGCTGGCGGAAGTGTCAGCATCGAACAGTTGGATGGGTTACCGGGCAATTTAGTCAGTACCGATGATCCGATTATTCTGACTAATGGAGATGTCAGTTTAGGAAACTATACCGGAGCATCACTCCATATTTTGGCAGGAGGGAGTGTCAGGCTTGGTGATGTTGAGATTAACTCTACCGATACAGCGGATAATGCCATTAGTCCTAATAACTCCAATCCCTTCTTGGCTAGTCTGGCTAATGTGACCTTGTCGGATCAAGCTGGAACCTCTGTAGTAATTGATGGCAGTAACAAACCTACCCTAGATATCCGTGCTGGCATAGATTGGACATTACTCGGCGGTTTTCCAGGAAATACTGATAGTAGTAACTTAGGGTCTAACTTTGAGACTGCTGCTACTGGTGCGGATATTACCATTGGTGACATCTCGATTAATGCTCCGAATGGACTGGTATTGTTAACCAATCAGTATCAAGCTAACCCATCGTTAGTGAGTGAAACCCTTAAAATTAGTTCACTTCTAACTGGTGACGGCACCATAGCCAACGATAACGGTACTGTAGATAAGACTAACCAGAGGTTTTCAGGAAATGGTGGCGAGGTCTTTATTGATTATCGAGGCGGGATTGAAATAAGCGATTCGGCTAAGCCGACCCTACGCGATCGCATTGATGCCTCTTCCGCTTCTGGTAAAGCAGGGGATATTACCGTGGTTACAAATGATGAACTATCCCTTGACAACAGTTTCATTATTAGCAATACCTTTGGTACCGAAAAAGGTGGGGATATCACTATCGATACTGGCTCCCTCTTTGCCAGAAACGGTGCTCAGATCGAAACCAGTACCTTTGGTCAAGCTGATGCTGGAAAAGTGACCATTATTGCTGATGACACAGTCACCTTTGAAGGGAATTCGGACAATCCTAACACTACTACTGGAATTGTCAACAACATAGAAAAAGACGCTATCGGTAATAGTGGTGGTATTTCCATTACCACAGGCTCTTTGTTTATGAATGATGCTTCCTTGCAGTCGAGGATCAAAGGACAGGGAAATGGTGGAGATGTAACAATTATTGCTGATGATCAAGTTATCGTTGACAAGAACAATAACTCGATTGTGACCAAAGTGGATTTTTCCGTAATCGGCAGCGCAGGAGATATATCGATTGATGCGGAATCAGTCACTATCAAAAATGGTGCTAGACTCGTAGCTGACACCCTCGGACAAGGAAATTCGGGCAATATATCTGTAACAGCTCGGGATACAGTTACCATTGACGGGGTAGCAAGTAATGATAGAGTAGCCAGCGGTTTGCGCTCTCGGGTCGGTCAGGATAAAGTAGACCAAAACGATAGCAACCAATCACAAGCTGAAGGTGGTCGTGGCAATATCACCATCAAGGCAAAGTCAGTTTTTGTGACCAATGGTGGTCAATTAAGTACTGATATCAATGACCAAGGAAATCCTGACAAGACCGATGAAAATGGTGCCAACATATCAATTATTGCTGAGGATGAGGTTATATTTGATGGGGGTGCTACTAATGAAAACGGTAATTCATTTTCAAGTATTATCTTCACTCGAGTTACAGCTGAAGCAGAGGGCAACGGTGGCAAGGTATTGATTAAAGCTGGGTCAGTTTCGTTTACTAACGGTGCTCTGATAATTTCCGAAACCAAGGGTAGAGGAAACGGGGGTGATGTGGAAATAATAGCTCGCGATCGCGTTTTATTTGACGGAATCAGGGAGCTGAGTCCAGTAAATCGTTCAGTAAATAGTGGTATAGTTAGTGATGTTCAAGCCCAGGGTAAGGGGGATGCTGGCGATATCAGGATCACAGTTACAGAAGGTTCATTGGCCATTACTGAAGGTGCCAGGTTAGCTTCTGTTACTAAAGGCAAGGGGGATGGTGGGGATGTGATCATTACGGTTCGTGATCAGTTTTTAATAGACGGAGTGGACATTAAAGACAGATCTAGTCGGATCTTGACTGGTGTCAATCCTCAGTCAACAGGGGGCAACGGTGGTAAGATTGAAATTGAGGCTAAATCTATTTCAGTGACTGATAGTGCCAGGCTAAATGCTAGCACGAAGGGCAATGGCAGAGGTGGAGATATTATATTAACTGCCAATACACTAACTGTTAATGATGGACTCATTGCCAGCGCTGCAGAAGAGAAAGCTACTGGTCAAGCTGGTAAGATCACAATTGATACTGATTCCCTGAAGGTTGAAGATGGAGGGAAAATAACAGTCAGAAGTGAGAAAGGGATAGCAGGGAATCTGGAAATTACGGCTAATTCGCTGTTGCTTAACGGCGGAAAACTTTTAGCTGAAACTCAACTGAATAGAGGCGAAGAGGGAGCGAATATCACACTAAACGTATCAGACTGGATAGTGATGCTTAACGAAAGCCTCATCTCCGCAGAGGCTTTAGATGAAGCTACGGGTGGCAACATTGATATTGATACCAACCTCTTAATTGCCTTTCCCCCAACTGGTCCTAATGGTAGCGATATCATAGCCAAAGCTGAAGATGGTCAAGGCGGTGAGATCACCATTGATGCGGAAGATGTCCGCCTGATTGAGGAGCGCAGAGCCATGCCAGGCAATGGCACTAATGATATTGATGCTAGTTCTGACTCTGGTACACAAGGAATAGTGACCATCAATACGGGCAATATTGACCCATCTCGGGGATTAAATCAACTACCAATTAATTTAACTGACCCATCATCACTGATTGTTGCTAGCTGTCCGAGAAGTGGGAAAATCTCAGTCGATGAACTTGGTGAATTTATTGTTACTGGACGCGGTGGCATTCCGGCTAGTCCCTTCGACCCGATTATTGGTCAAACCATCATTGCTGATTGGGTGACTCTTGATGATCAAACCCTTACGGAAATTGATCACAATCTTGATAACAATCAGACCTTAGCTCCCTCCACCGAAAAGAATTCTAAGCCAAAACGGATTGTAGAAGCTCAAGGCTGGATGACGGGTCCCGATGGTACGATCATTCTCACCTCTTTCCCTACCGATACCACTAGCCCACCCAAGCCTTGGTATCACTATTTCTCTTGCCGGGATTTAAATTAA